A part of Paenarthrobacter sp. A20 genomic DNA contains:
- a CDS encoding MDR family MFS transporter — translation MSTLSKAAEPLLLTQKRIWIIFSALIAGMLLSSLDQTIVSTAMPTIVGKLGGVEHQAWITTAYLLATTIVMPIYGKFGDILGRRNLFLVAIALFTLASVGCAFATDFWGFVIFRAIQGLGGGGLMILSQAIIADIVPAKERGKYMGPLGAIFGLSAVAGPLLGGFFVDHLTWEWAFYINIPIGIAAFITAWFTLTLPNKKAEKKIDILGVLFLSAATTCLIFFTDFGGKKDEGWDSPLTWAFGAGMVLAAFAFVMVERRAEDPIIPLSLFKNPIFINATAIGFTLGLGMFAAIAFVPTFLQMSSGTSAAESGLLMLPMMVGLMGTSIYSGIRISKTGKYKMFPILGAALTIAAMLWLTTLAASTPLWVICVQLFIFGAGLGLIMQVIVLVVQNSVPADQIGTATSTNNYFREVGASLGVAVFGAIFTNRLAESLTEAFTGAGASAEQASQSTSTLDPQALAQLPEQLRDAIVNAYANSLAPVFWYLVPFIAIALILAITLKQIPLSDTAGMVARGEAVGGAEADRLEAQRLETAKLEADLAASDGLDKDHADAGRQ, via the coding sequence ATGAGTACTCTCTCGAAGGCAGCCGAACCATTGCTGCTGACCCAGAAACGTATCTGGATCATCTTCTCGGCGCTGATCGCAGGCATGCTCCTGTCCAGCCTCGACCAAACCATCGTCTCCACCGCCATGCCCACCATCGTGGGCAAGCTGGGCGGAGTGGAGCACCAAGCGTGGATCACCACGGCCTACCTCCTGGCCACCACCATCGTGATGCCCATCTACGGCAAGTTCGGTGACATCCTCGGGCGACGCAATCTGTTCCTTGTTGCCATCGCCCTGTTCACCCTCGCCTCCGTGGGCTGTGCGTTTGCCACCGATTTCTGGGGTTTCGTGATCTTCCGTGCCATCCAGGGACTGGGTGGCGGCGGCCTCATGATTCTCTCGCAGGCCATCATCGCCGACATCGTTCCCGCCAAGGAACGCGGCAAGTACATGGGGCCGCTGGGCGCCATCTTCGGCCTCTCCGCTGTGGCCGGTCCGCTCCTTGGTGGCTTCTTCGTGGACCACCTCACTTGGGAATGGGCCTTCTACATCAACATCCCCATTGGCATCGCGGCTTTCATCACTGCGTGGTTCACCCTCACGCTGCCGAACAAGAAGGCCGAAAAGAAGATCGACATCCTTGGTGTCCTTTTCCTTTCCGCCGCCACCACCTGCCTCATCTTCTTCACCGACTTCGGTGGCAAGAAAGACGAAGGCTGGGATTCACCCCTCACTTGGGCCTTTGGCGCAGGCATGGTCCTGGCGGCCTTTGCCTTCGTGATGGTTGAACGTCGCGCCGAGGACCCCATCATTCCGCTGAGCCTGTTCAAGAACCCCATCTTCATCAATGCAACGGCCATCGGTTTCACGCTGGGCCTGGGCATGTTTGCCGCCATCGCCTTCGTTCCCACGTTCTTGCAGATGTCCTCGGGAACGTCCGCGGCTGAGTCCGGCCTGCTGATGCTGCCCATGATGGTTGGCCTGATGGGCACGTCCATCTACTCCGGTATCCGCATTTCCAAGACCGGCAAGTACAAGATGTTCCCCATCCTCGGGGCAGCGCTCACCATCGCTGCGATGCTGTGGCTGACCACGCTGGCGGCGTCCACCCCCCTTTGGGTCATCTGCGTGCAACTGTTCATTTTCGGCGCGGGCCTGGGCCTGATCATGCAGGTCATCGTCCTGGTGGTGCAGAACTCCGTTCCCGCTGACCAGATCGGCACGGCTACCAGCACCAACAACTACTTCCGTGAGGTGGGTGCATCGCTGGGTGTCGCCGTCTTCGGCGCTATCTTCACCAACCGCCTTGCCGAGTCGCTGACCGAAGCCTTCACCGGCGCCGGTGCTTCGGCGGAGCAGGCCTCGCAGTCCACCAGCACGCTGGATCCCCAGGCGCTTGCACAGTTGCCCGAACAGTTGCGCGACGCCATCGTCAACGCTTACGCCAACTCCCTGGCGCCCGTCTTCTGGTACTTGGTGCCCTTTATCGCCATCGCGTTGATCCTGGCGATCACGCTGAAGCAGATCCCCCTCTCCGACACCGCCGGCATGGTGGCACGCGGTGAGGCTGTGGGAGGCGCCGAGGCTGACCGCCTTGAAGCACAACGCTTGGAGACCGCCAAGCTGGAAGCTGATCTGGCGGCGTCGGACGGCCTCGACAAGGACCATGCCGACGCTGGGCGCCAGTAG
- a CDS encoding TetR/AcrR family transcriptional regulator: protein MSNSANIDGGLRERKRAATRTAITAVARSLTAEHGLNGFTVEEVCEAAGISRRTFFNYFHSKEDAVIGSFSDELPEEALEAFNRNPSRTPDSISHTLLAALHVLTVTLMERSSISRTEVQQFIAAITAEPQLLARITLEGEARERQFAGLVAAREGLDPEHPEVMTATVLFGAVSKKTAQQFFSEDNTRPYRGILEQNLNAARKLFAQPLATNHQLGPNTLETSKDPA from the coding sequence GTGAGCAATAGTGCAAATATCGACGGTGGTCTCCGCGAGCGCAAGCGGGCCGCCACGCGGACGGCGATTACCGCCGTCGCGCGTTCCCTGACCGCGGAGCATGGCCTCAACGGTTTCACTGTTGAAGAAGTCTGCGAAGCGGCGGGGATTTCACGCCGGACCTTCTTCAACTATTTCCATTCCAAGGAAGACGCCGTCATCGGCTCGTTTTCCGACGAACTGCCTGAAGAGGCACTGGAGGCCTTCAACCGCAATCCCTCCCGCACGCCTGACAGCATCTCTCACACGCTCCTGGCAGCGCTGCACGTGCTCACGGTGACCCTGATGGAGCGTTCATCCATCAGCCGCACCGAAGTCCAGCAGTTCATTGCTGCCATCACGGCCGAGCCGCAGCTGCTTGCCCGGATCACCCTTGAAGGGGAGGCCCGCGAACGCCAATTCGCAGGGCTCGTTGCCGCCCGCGAGGGCCTGGATCCCGAACACCCTGAAGTCATGACGGCCACTGTGTTGTTCGGTGCTGTCTCCAAGAAGACGGCACAGCAGTTCTTCTCGGAGGACAACACGCGCCCTTACCGCGGGATTCTGGAGCAGAACCTCAACGCCGCGCGCAAACTCTTTGCCCAGCCGCTGGCCACGAACCACCAACTGGGCCCCAACACCCTTGAAACCTCGAAGGACCCCGCATGA
- a CDS encoding class II fumarate hydratase, protein MTSTTEFRIEHDTMGEVRVPVNALYRAQTQRAVENFPISGKTLERTHIEALARVKKAAALANAELGVLDEELAKAIASAADEVAAGKYDGDFPIDVFQTGSGTSSNMNTNEVIAELASRALAAAGSDKVVHPNDHVNASQSSNDVFPTSVHVAATSALINDLIPALEYLAASLDRKAVEFKAVVKSGRTHLMDATPVMLGQEFGGYAAQVRYGIERINAALPRVAEVPLGGTAVGTGINTPAGFPERVIELLAADTGLPLTEARDHFEAQANRDGLIEGSSQLRNIAISFMKINNDLRWMGSGPNTGLGEIAIPDLQPGSSIMPGKVNPVICEASIMACAQVIGNDTTIAWSGTNGAFELNVGIPVMAANLLESIRLLANTSRVMADKMIDGITANVERARFLAEASPSIVTPLNKFIGYENAAKIAKIAVKEGLTIRQATEKLGFVGEGEGKVTEAELDKALDVTTMTSPAHKA, encoded by the coding sequence ATGACTTCCACCACTGAGTTCCGTATTGAACATGACACGATGGGCGAAGTTCGCGTCCCCGTGAACGCCCTGTACCGCGCCCAGACGCAGCGTGCTGTGGAGAACTTCCCGATCTCCGGCAAGACGCTTGAGCGCACCCACATCGAGGCCCTGGCCCGCGTGAAGAAGGCCGCCGCTCTGGCGAACGCCGAACTGGGGGTGCTCGATGAAGAGCTCGCCAAGGCCATCGCTTCCGCTGCCGATGAGGTCGCTGCCGGTAAGTACGACGGCGACTTCCCGATCGACGTCTTCCAGACGGGTTCGGGTACGTCCTCCAACATGAACACCAACGAGGTCATCGCAGAGCTCGCATCGCGCGCCCTCGCGGCTGCCGGGAGTGACAAGGTTGTCCACCCGAACGACCACGTGAACGCATCGCAGTCCTCCAACGACGTCTTCCCGACGTCCGTGCACGTTGCCGCCACGTCGGCCCTGATCAACGACCTGATCCCGGCCCTCGAGTACCTGGCAGCCTCCCTGGACCGCAAGGCTGTTGAGTTCAAGGCAGTCGTCAAGTCCGGCCGCACGCACCTCATGGACGCTACGCCCGTCATGCTCGGCCAGGAGTTTGGCGGCTACGCCGCCCAGGTTCGTTATGGCATCGAGCGCATCAACGCCGCACTCCCCCGCGTTGCCGAAGTTCCGCTGGGCGGCACCGCCGTCGGCACGGGCATCAACACCCCGGCCGGCTTCCCGGAGCGCGTTATCGAACTCCTCGCCGCCGACACCGGCTTGCCCCTCACCGAAGCCCGCGACCACTTCGAGGCCCAGGCGAACCGTGACGGCCTCATCGAAGGCTCCAGCCAGCTGCGCAACATCGCGATCTCCTTCATGAAGATCAACAACGACCTCCGCTGGATGGGCTCCGGACCCAACACGGGCCTTGGCGAAATCGCCATTCCGGACCTTCAGCCGGGTTCTTCGATCATGCCGGGCAAGGTCAACCCGGTCATCTGCGAAGCCTCGATCATGGCCTGCGCACAGGTCATCGGCAACGACACCACCATCGCCTGGTCCGGCACCAACGGCGCTTTCGAGCTGAATGTCGGAATCCCCGTCATGGCCGCCAACCTTCTTGAGTCCATCCGCTTGCTGGCCAACACCAGCCGCGTCATGGCCGACAAGATGATCGACGGCATCACCGCCAACGTTGAGCGCGCCCGCTTCCTGGCTGAGGCGTCCCCGTCCATCGTCACCCCGCTGAACAAGTTCATCGGGTACGAAAACGCGGCCAAGATCGCCAAGATCGCCGTCAAGGAAGGCCTGACCATCCGCCAGGCAACCGAAAAGCTCGGCTTCGTCGGTGAGGGCGAAGGCAAAGTCACCGAGGCTGAGCTGGACAAGGCCCTGGACGTCACCACCATGACGTCCCCTGCGCACAAGGCTTAA
- a CDS encoding carbonic anhydrase encodes MPTYLTPALAWRRLREGNERFVSGESLHPNQDASRRSSLIENQNPFAVIFGCSDSRLAAEIIFDLGLGDAFVVRTAGQVIDDAVLGSLEYSISELRVPLIVILGHDSCGAVKATKAAVETGEMPPGFIRDLVERITPSVLTAKRNSQEDVNDMVVEHVKQTAARLADSSRVISDAIDDGRVAVIGLSYKLDEGRAALVSGIGKL; translated from the coding sequence GTGCCTACTTACCTGACTCCAGCCCTGGCGTGGCGCCGTCTCCGCGAGGGCAACGAACGTTTTGTTTCCGGCGAATCCCTGCACCCCAACCAGGATGCTTCGCGACGCTCTTCCCTCATTGAGAACCAGAATCCGTTTGCCGTGATCTTTGGCTGCTCGGATTCCCGGCTTGCTGCAGAGATCATTTTCGACCTCGGGCTCGGCGACGCCTTCGTGGTCCGCACGGCCGGCCAGGTCATTGATGACGCCGTTCTTGGCTCCCTCGAATACAGCATCAGTGAACTCCGGGTTCCCCTGATCGTCATCCTGGGCCATGACAGCTGTGGTGCCGTGAAGGCCACCAAGGCTGCGGTGGAAACGGGCGAGATGCCTCCCGGCTTCATCCGCGACCTCGTCGAGCGCATCACGCCGTCGGTCCTGACGGCCAAGCGCAACAGCCAGGAGGACGTCAACGACATGGTGGTGGAGCACGTCAAGCAGACCGCGGCCCGCCTGGCTGACAGCTCGCGTGTGATTTCCGACGCCATCGACGACGGCCGGGTGGCTGTGATCGGCCTGTCGTACAAGCTCGATGAAGGCCGTGCGGCCCTCGTTTCCGGGATCGGCAAGCTCTAG
- a CDS encoding DUF4245 domain-containing protein, producing the protein MSETQDKPAAGNQSDAAAANQNDAQSIPDAPYKPVIAAKAAKRANASVIGMVIALLVCVLAFLPIVLMNPAPKGEGFRPNVDVAAIARNATGVAGFTPVTPDTGDTFKPNYARWESGTGSGVPTWEIGFLTPKEAFIGLTQTSQANPTWVLQQTENLPVTGTRNAGGQDWELRDSGKEKRSMVLEYRGTTLILSGTASLDEFATLAAAVVKSADQAPLPSAPATVTPSAQPSA; encoded by the coding sequence GTGAGTGAAACGCAGGACAAGCCCGCAGCCGGGAACCAATCGGACGCTGCAGCGGCTAACCAAAACGATGCCCAGTCCATCCCCGATGCCCCGTATAAACCCGTCATTGCGGCGAAAGCTGCCAAGCGGGCCAACGCTTCGGTCATTGGCATGGTCATTGCACTGCTGGTCTGCGTCCTGGCTTTCCTCCCCATCGTTTTGATGAACCCGGCCCCCAAGGGCGAGGGCTTCAGGCCCAATGTTGATGTGGCGGCCATCGCCCGCAACGCCACAGGTGTGGCAGGATTCACACCTGTCACTCCTGATACCGGCGACACATTCAAACCCAACTACGCGCGCTGGGAGTCCGGCACAGGATCCGGTGTCCCCACCTGGGAGATTGGTTTCCTGACACCGAAGGAGGCCTTCATTGGCCTCACCCAGACGAGCCAGGCCAACCCCACCTGGGTTCTGCAGCAGACGGAGAACCTCCCGGTCACCGGCACGCGAAACGCCGGCGGCCAGGACTGGGAGCTGCGCGACTCCGGCAAGGAAAAGCGCAGCATGGTCTTGGAGTACCGCGGTACCACCCTCATCCTGAGCGGCACTGCAAGCCTTGACGAGTTCGCAACGCTGGCGGCCGCCGTCGTTAAGTCCGCGGATCAGGCACCGTTGCCGTCCGCTCCGGCCACGGTAACTCCTTCAGCGCAGCCGTCCGCTTAA